Part of the Candidatus Chlorohelix allophototropha genome, GGTGTGGCAGAAACTGGCACTAGAATTCGAGTTTCACCCGGAAGCCTGTGCCCCGGCCAGCGGAAACCAGAAAGGTGCCGTAGAAAATTTGGTAAAGTATACCAAAAACAATTTTCTAGCTGGTCGTACATTCTACGATGCGGCGGATCTGGTAAGGCAGTTGGAAGAATGGTTAGGGGTAGTGAATTACGAGCGTACATGCGCAGCGACCGGGGAAATTCCGGGTAGCTTACTGGAAATAGAGCGTAAACACTTCAGCCCATTGCCTGCTAGTGCCCGGGATTACGGTTTATTTACCAGCCTGGTGGTAAACCGGGAAGGGGTAGTCATTTTTGAGACCAACAAATATAGCGTACCGGCGGAACTAATGGGACAAACCCTGACAGCCCGGATACATCGGGAATGGCTGAAGTTATGGCGGGGTACGGAACTGGTGGCACAGCACCCCCGTTGTTATTCCCGAAACCGCCGCTTAGTAATACCGGAACATTACACCCAAGCTTTTGAGATCAAACCCAGAGCCAGAACCATGGTGTGGCGGGATTGGTTGTTAAATTTAGGACCGCAAGTGTACCAGTATGTGGCGGTAATCTGTCGACGGCAAAGAGCCACCATGAGTGAACAAATCCACCAACTATACGCGCTGGCCCAGCAGGTAGGGCTGGAAGAATTCCAGGCGGCGGTGGAATTGGCAACGGAACAACAGCTTTACGGGGCGGAATATCTCAAGGGTTTATTACTCAAGCCAGCGGGTTCAGGCAGTAATGCCGCTACCCTCAAGCCCACTCAACCAGCGGTGGAACGGCTACTCAGTGAATACGAACCACTGGTGGCCAACCGTTTTTCGGCCATACCTGAGGAAAATGAAATAGAAAGGGCGGTGGGATGAATAGTCTGGAACATAAACTCACCAGCCTAAAACTGGGCAGGGTAAAACAGGTATACAGCGATTGGATTGAACGGGCACGCGAAACCGGAATGGATTACGGGGAGTTTTTAGAAGAATTGTTAAGCGAAGAGTTGCTATCTCGTCAGGAGAACCAACTCAAAAAGCGTTTGCACTCAGCCAGTTTCCCTTTTGAAGCCAGCCTGGAACAATTCGATTTCAGTCGCCACCCGGAACTGAAGCGCAGCGTGATTTTACGCTATTTCGACAGCAGTTTTGTAGAAAAAGCTGGGAATTTACTCCTAATCGGGGCAAGTGGGCTTGGGAAAACCCATCTTTCGATTGCAGCCGGAATTAAGATGGTGCAGTTGGGTTACACCGTAAAGTTCATTACGGCTCAACAACTGGCGAACCAAGTGATTGCGGCTAGCACTCGCCAGGAAATAGCCAGGATTTTAGAGCCGCTTTTGAAATGTCAGGTGTTGGTATTAGACGAACTGGGCTATTTACCGATGGACGCACGTGTAGGTCCGGCCTTATATGAGCTGATCAGCGGACGTTACCTCAGAGGTGCTACGATCATTACCAGTAACAAAAGCCTTTCTAACTGGGGCGAACTGATCGAGGGTGGTGATACTGCCTTGATGGTGGCGATTATTGACCGTTTATTGCATCACGGAGAAGTTTTTTATTTAAGAGGTAGCAGTTACCGCACTTTAGGAAAGGAGAGTTACGGCTTAGAGCGTCGGCAACTTCCACCAGAAGAAAAGAAACCGGAAGCGGGAACTGGTTCTTAAAGATTTCAAGAGGCTAAGATTATTTCAGCCTAATAAGAGCTGGTTGAGCGCAAAAGCTTGGCTTTTGTGCGAACGCCAGCGTGCGACAGGCCACTGCCTGGAGCTTTTTCTTAAAAAAGTGGGTTAAATTCAGATGCATTTTTAGCCCGGAATATTAGGTCTTGACAACCGCAATCTACAACAGTTGGGGCGAATGCCGCAATGAGCTCCAAAGTCAACATCGACGAAACCTGTTGCGTTAGTTAGAACAACAGTTTCGTCAGGGGGCTAATATCTGCTTTGTAGCCACCTATTTACGCGTATGATTCTTTTTAAAGTGCAAAGGTAGTGACATGAAGAATGCCGAGTTCAAATTTAACAAAGTCAGCTTGCTTATAGAAGCCTGCCGCATGATCGACCAGATGGATATTTCATCTCAAAATGAGGATGTACAGGGCGCCCTGTTCGAGTATTTGCTCAGCACGGTAGGACGTAACGGGCAGTTCCGCACCCCACACCATATTATTCGCCTGATGGTGCAGATGATTGACCCTAAACCCAACGAGCGCATCGGCGATTTGGCGGCAGGCACACGCGGCTTTCTGGTCTAATACCTGCTGGAAAAGCACACTCCCTCTGATGTGTTGACCTATGATAGTGAAGGCTGGCCCCATTGCCCTAGACGCATGCTCTAACTTATTGGTACCCTTGACCAAGAACTGAAGAAGGAACTGCACTTATGCCCGGATCTGCGAACTACTTAATGAAATCTACAGCGAAAGTCTTTCACCTGGCAGCCTAGTCAATATGATCAGGGAATGCTACGAACAATTATCCGAGCTAGAAAAAGCGATTAAGGCAGTTCAAAGTGTTACATTGCGATTGAAACCGGGTTGTACTTAGAAGGCAGGCGCCACTTGGCTGCACGTAGCCAGCACGCCACATTATGCTCATCATTTACGGCGAGGTAGTAAAAAAGCTACAGACGAGATCGGGATTTTACCGGCTTTTGATGGAACTGCAATACACGATGGTTGGTATAGTTATATGCGCTATGCCTGTACCCCACGGTCTGTGCAATGCCCACTTGCTTCCTTTCGCTACTTTGGTTTATTTAGTCACTATCATTTTAGCGAATCGAAACTTTTGCTTGTTTTGTTAATCTCTGAAACGCCCTGCCTGAAAACTGTTACTTTAGTACCTTCTGCCTATCAGCAATTTGTGATTTTTTATACAATTGTTAAGTTCTAAATGGAAATCACTGTTGACATACCAAAAATGTGTATGTAGAATATTTGAACTACTAAACTAGCTTGGATTATGGAGAGGTATGTATATGGATAGCGATTTGCTTGCCCTTTTGAATCACGGAGTTGAAGAAGCAACTAACGGTAGCAAAAGTCGTGCCCGTACCTACTTCCGGCATGCCACAAGTATTGATCCTGATAATGAAACTGCACTACTATGGCTTGCTTGGCTTTCCGATGATGCCTATGAAGCGGTAGAATTACTAGAGAAAGTGCTGATTCGCAATCCACGTAATGATATTGCACGTAGTTATCTAGATCAAGCAAAAAAAAGGCGAGAGGAACTTGAGCTTTTGGTATCTGGTTCTAATTCGCTTAACCTTTGGCACCGTATGACGCCAGACCATCGCGCTAAAGTAAAAGATGCAGTAGTACCATATTTGGGTGAATTTTTATTAGGGCAGGGCTATATTACGCGGCAACAGCTAGAATCAGCGCTGAAACGTCATCGGGAATTGATACAACGTGGCAGCCCTAAATTGGTGGGACAGGTGCTAGTTGAACTAGGCTACCTGAGCCAATCACAACTTGAGGCAGGTTTACAAGAACATCGCGGAGAATATAATCATCGTTTCCGGGAATGAAATAAAGGATGTGCAATCTGTATATCTTTTCAAAAATCTGTGCATTTTTAGAGAAATACGCAAGTATGTTTGATGCTTGCAACGGTTGAACTTAAGACTTTTCAAGCAAGCGGGGTAAAACGGGATGCCTGAAAAGCTATAGAAAGTTCTGCATTTAGATTGAGTTCAACCCACAAGCTATTTGTAAATTTGTACAAACTCGAGCTAAGTTGGGTTAGTTCTTGCTCAGGTGTTATTATTTTAAGCTATGAGCCTTGCCAATTGTGCTACTTGAATTGTTACCTTACCTAACTGGTTTGTTACCATATCCTACACCCTCTTAGCTCGACTTATATATAACCAATTTAGCAGCGATTGGCTGTATGGTGGTCAAGACAATCGGTTAAGATAGTTTAAGGTCGTTAGCTCCTTACTAATTGAATAAGGTCGAAGTCGTCATTCCCTTTGTCAGTGTTTTTAACCGAAGTAAACCCTACTTGGAGTCTGGTAATCCAGCGACTGATGCGGTCGGCGATTATTATAGAAATCGAAATATTCGCCTAACCCAACAGTAGCTTCAGCGGTATTTGCGTAATCGGCTAAATAAACATTTTCCCACTTTGCTGAACGCCAAAGCCTTTCGGTGAAAATATTATCTAAGGCCCGACCTTTACCGTCCATGCTGACCTTGCTGCCGGCTGCTTCTACCAACCGGGTGTAGTGCGGGCTGGTAAAGTGACTGCCCTGATCGCTATTAAAAATCACAGGTTGAGCTCTATTCAAAGCTCGCTCAACCGCCCGTGTCACAAAAGGTTGTTCTAAAGTTTCGCTTACTTCCCAACTTACAACATAGCGGCTGTACCAATCAATGATCGCAACCAGGTAGGCCCAACTCTTACGCAACGGCAAATAGGTTATGTCAATGCCCCAAACGTGATTGGCATAGCTGGCTTCAATGTTGCGTAACAGGTACGGATAAACCTTATGCTCGTGATTACGCTTCGATAAATTTGGTCCGGGAGCAATGGCTTCCAGGCCCATTTCTCGCATATAACGCTGGACTGTCCGGCGATTAACCGCAAAGCCAGTCTGGCCGAGCTGACAGGTAATGCGCCGTGAACCGTAAAAAGGATAGTCGGTATAGATCAGGTCAATACGTCGCTTGAGCTCGATTTCAAAATCGCCAGGTTCAGTTTTCTGGTAATAAAGGCTCGACCGTGCCACTTGTAGCAAGTGGGCCTGAGTGGAAAGGGCCAATTCACTTTCTTCCCGTTCGACCAGGCTCAGACGGTTCGGTCGAGATACCGACACTTTCAACTTTTTTTTT contains:
- the istA gene encoding IS21 family transposase, with translation MLEVMARSAIKYHRKRGDNYNVIAGKVQHDARTVKRVLNEPSDKVQTRPNRESSVAVFKEQIEGWLEQKLQVKRMLELAWEDPKQPYCGRPTAFYDYVRKLKKARENQAHQVQIRFEGLPGEFLQIDWGEIRGVLFSKQDSVPQTFYFFCARLKYSRFMYVSFQKDMAEETLVRCLVEALNRMGGVPWVITTDNMKTVVLRRDEKNQPVWHPVWQKLALEFEFHPEACAPASGNQKGAVENLVKYTKNNFLAGRTFYDAADLVRQLEEWLGVVNYERTCAATGEIPGSLLEIERKHFSPLPASARDYGLFTSLVVNREGVVIFETNKYSVPAELMGQTLTARIHREWLKLWRGTELVAQHPRCYSRNRRLVIPEHYTQAFEIKPRARTMVWRDWLLNLGPQVYQYVAVICRRQRATMSEQIHQLYALAQQVGLEEFQAAVELATEQQLYGAEYLKGLLLKPAGSGSNAATLKPTQPAVERLLSEYEPLVANRFSAIPEENEIERAVG
- the istB gene encoding IS21-like element helper ATPase IstB; protein product: MNSLEHKLTSLKLGRVKQVYSDWIERARETGMDYGEFLEELLSEELLSRQENQLKKRLHSASFPFEASLEQFDFSRHPELKRSVILRYFDSSFVEKAGNLLLIGASGLGKTHLSIAAGIKMVQLGYTVKFITAQQLANQVIAASTRQEIARILEPLLKCQVLVLDELGYLPMDARVGPALYELISGRYLRGATIITSNKSLSNWGELIEGGDTALMVAIIDRLLHHGEVFYLRGSSYRTLGKESYGLERRQLPPEEKKPEAGTGS
- a CDS encoding N-6 DNA methylase; the protein is MKNAEFKFNKVSLLIEACRMIDQMDISSQNEDVQGALFEYLLSTVGRNGQFRTPHHIIRLMVQMIDPKPNERIGDLAAGTRGFLV
- a CDS encoding IS3 family transposase (programmed frameshift) — encoded protein: MTTPRKKYSPTFKAQIVQELLKEEQTLTQIASKHGVHPTQLRRWREAALTAMPANFADEAQFQKHLAAINEQHDKEKEKLYAEIGKLTIQLNWLKKKVLKVSVSRPNRLSLVEREESELALSTQAHLLQVARSSLYYQKTEPGDFEIELKRRIDLIYTDYPFYGSRRITCQLGQTGFAVNRRTVQRYMREMGLEAIAPGPNLSKRNHEHKVYPYLLRNIEASYANHVWGIDITYLPLRKSWAYLVAIIDWYSRYVVSWEVSETLEQPFVTRAVERALNRAQPVIFNSDQGSHFTSPHYTRLVEAAGSKVSMDGKGRALDNIFTERLWRSAKWENVYLADYANTAEATVGLGEYFDFYNNRRPHQSLDYQTPSRVYFG